A single region of the Gopherus evgoodei ecotype Sinaloan lineage chromosome 3, rGopEvg1_v1.p, whole genome shotgun sequence genome encodes:
- the AARS2 gene encoding alanine--tRNA ligase, mitochondrial isoform X3, producing MAAAGHMRGLLRVPPGWRCGSCRARSSAAACPPAGQVRQAFLRFFQEQHGHRLVPSAPFKPILLGTAHPRSELAQYQRVVNSQKCVRAGGKHNDLDDVGRDVYHHTFFEMLGNWSFGDYFKEEACGMAWELLTQIYEIPKDHLYITYFGGDASLGLSPDEETRDIWLSLGVPPSHVLPFPLRENFWEMGETGPCGPCTEIHYDHVGGSRHAAGLVNQDSPDVVEIWNLVFMQYSRETDGSLRPLPQHHVDTGMGLERLVTVLQSKRSNYDTDLFTPILDAIHKGCGGPGYQGLVGAADVGSVNMAYRVVADHVRTLSVCIADGVYPGMSGAELVLRRILRRAVRFCFEVLHAPPGFLASLVPAVVEVLHLLELPQRCHGTANGRRGGIHATSKGWRGGCETGDTYPELRKNTNQIMNIINDNEAAFLSSLLRGRRIIDRTLQQMGPSKLFPVEVAWSLYGNLGFPLDLIGLMIEEKGIQLDWAALDQLAQEDAKRKARTHQAEQLEGSGVRLDVHSLAQLQRDGVPTTDDSPKYAYTLGQNGRYAFSPCQATILMLYKDQSLQKEVGAGQRCGVLLDRTSFYAEQGGQAHDRGYLVLLGQQDVLFPVESVQFSGGYVIHEVTAPETLQAGDQVLLFVDEAQRLACMVNHTATHLLSFALRRVLGDQTEQRGSHVTAEQLRFDFSTQAPVTTQQLQEVEGVIQEVVDQNEIVYMAEVPLALASGIQGLRTMDEVYPDPVRVVSVGVPIESALMPNSQAAMQTSVELCCGTHLLQTGAVQDLTITSERQLVKGISRIIAVTREQAKLAREVGQSLAKEVDSLSARVKQGSSSLPEVQSLSKEVGHLTEEVGNTVMPQWQRRELQAILKALQRAANTAIRKLEIRQAAEKAQGLLEKHSKQPVIIDTISSDSLSILMKVVNQLCDKSPGASVLLLSPQASGEVLCACQVSKSALPTFSAADWALAVCTHMGGNAGGSGIVAKGTGNTKDLQGALTAALEFARSRL from the exons TTCAAGCCCATTTTGCTGGGCACAGCACATCCCCGAAGTGAACTGGCACAGTACCAGCGTGTGGTGAACAGCCAGAAATGTGTTCGCGCTGGTGGGAAGCACAATGATTTGGATGATGTGGGCCGAGATGTTTACCACCACACCttctttgagatgctggggaacTGGTCCTTTGGGGATTACTTCAAA GAGGAGGCATGTGGCATGGCATGGGAGCTCCTAACACAGATCTATGAGATCCCAAAAGACCATCTCTACATCACCTATTTTGGAGGAGATGCCTCACTGGGTTTGAGCCCAGATGAGGAAACCAGGGACATATGGCTCAGCCTGGG GGTGCCTCCCAGTCACGTGCTTCCTTTCCCACTGAGGGAAAACTTCTGGGAGATGGGTGAGACGGGCCCTTGCGGCCCCTGCACCGAGATCCACTACGACCATGTGGGTGGCAGCAGGCACGCGGCAGGACTGGTGAACCAGGACAGCCCTGATGTGGTGGAGATCTGGAACCTGGTCTTCATGCAATACAGCAG AGAGACTGATGGGAGTCTGCGTCCATTGCCCCAGCACCACGTGGACACGGGGATGGGCCTAGAAAGGCTGGTGACGGTTCTGCAGAGCAAACGCTCCAACTACGACACAGACCTCTTCACCCCCATCCTGGATGCCATCCATAAG GGCTGCGGGGGGCCTGGGTACCAGGGCCTGGTGGGGGCGGCCGATGTCGGGTCCGTGAACATGGCCTACCGTGTGGTGGCGGATCACGTGCGCACCCTGTCCGTGTGCATTGCCGACGGCGTGTATCCCGGCATGTCCGGGGCCGA GCTGGTGCTGCGCCGCATCCTGCGCAGGGCTGTCCGGTTTTGCTTTGAAGTTCTCCACGCTCCGCCTGGGTTCCTGGCCAGCTTGGTTCCTGCCGTGGTGGAGGTTCTG CATTTGCTGGAGTTGCCACAGAGATGTCATGGAACAGCGAATGGGAGGAGAGGTGGAATCCATGCAACATCAAAGGGCTGGAGAGGTGGCTGTGAAACG GGAGATACCTATCCGGAGCTGAGGAAGAATACAAATCAG ATTATGAATATTATCAATGACAATGAGGCTGcatttctctcttccctcctgcgGGGGCGGCGTATCATTGACAGGACTCTGCAGCAGATGGGTCCCTCCAAGCTCTTCCCAG TGGAGGTGGCCTGGTCTCTGTATGGAAATTTGGGGTTCCCCCTAGATTTGATTGGCTTGATGATTGAAGAAAAGGGGATCCAATTGGACTGGGCAGCTTTGGACCAGCTAGCCCAGGAAGATGCTAAG CGGAAAGCTCGGACCCACCAGGCAGAACAACTGGAAGGCTCCGGCGTGCGATTGGATGTGCATTCGCTGGCTCAGCTGCAGAGGGACGGTGTGCCTACTACTGATGACTCACCAAAATACGCCTACACGCTCGGGCAGAACGGGAGATATG CATTTAGCCCGTGCCAGGCCACCATCTTGATGCTATACAAAGATCAGTCTCTTCAGAAGGAGGTTGGAGCAGGCCAGCGCTGCGGAGTCCTCCTGGACAGGACCAGCTTCTATGCAGAACAGGGAGGGCAGGCACATGATCGGGGCTACCTGGTGCTCCTGGGACAACAG GACGTACTCTTCCCGGTGGAGTCAGTTCAGTTCTCCGGTGGCTACGTGATCCATGAGGTCACAGCCCCCGAGACCCTGCAGGCTGGGGATCAAGTGCTACTCTTTGTGGATGAG GCTCAGCGGCTGGCCTGCATGGTGAACCACACCGCCACCCATCTGCTGAGCTTTGCGCTCCGCCGTGTCCTAGGAGACCAGACAGAACAGCGAGGGTCCCACGTGACTGCTGAGCAGCTGCGATTCGACTTCAGTACCCAG GCCCCAGTGACCACGCAGCAGCTGCAGGAAGTAGAAGGTGTGATCCAGGAAGTGGTTGACCAGAATGAAATTGTCTATATGGCGGAAGTCCCCCTGGCTCTGGCAAGTGGCATTCAGGGACTCCGGACCATGGATGAG GTGTATCCAGATCCGGTGAGGGTGGTATCCGTGGGGGTCCCCATAGAAAGTGCACTGATGCCCAACTCTCAGGCTGCGATGCAGACTTCTGTGGAGCTGTGCTGTGGGAC GCACTTACTGCAGACAGGAGCTGTGCAGGATCTGACCATCACCTCCGAGCGTCAGCTGGTTAAAGGGATCAGTCGCATCATCGCAGTGACCAGGGAGCAAGCCAAGCTG GCCCGGGAAGTAGGCCAGTCCTTGGCTAAAGAAGTGGACTCGCTCTCTGCACGGGTGAAACAGGGAAGCTCTTCCCTTCCTGAGGTGCAGAGCCTCTCCAAGGAGGTGGGCCACCTGACTGAA GAGGTGGGCAACACTGTGATGCCtcagtggcagagaagggaactGCAGGCCATTCTAAAAGCCCTGCAGAGagcagcaaacacagcaattcGAAAACTAGAAATCAGACAG GCTGCAGAGAAGGCACAAGGCCTGCTGGAGAAGCATTCCAAGCAGCCAGTCATCATCGATACCATCTCGTCCGACTCTCTCTCA ATCCTCATGAAGGTGGTGAACCAGCTTTGTGACAAGTCTCCTGGGGCTTCAGTGTTGCTGCTCAGCCCGCAGGCGTCCGGCGAGGTGCTCTGTGCCTGTCAGGTGTCCAAG AGTGCCCTGCCCACGTTTTCCGCAGCGGACTGGGCCCTGGCTGTCTGTACTCACATGGGAGGCAACGCAGGGGGCTCTGGCATTGTTGCCAAGGGTACTGGGAACACTAAGGACCTTCAGGGGGCCCTGACTGCTGCACTGGAGTTTGCCCGGAGTAGACTGTGA
- the AARS2 gene encoding alanine--tRNA ligase, mitochondrial isoform X2, whose translation MAAAGHMRGLLRVPPGWRCGSCRARSSAAACPPAGQVRQAFLRFFQEQHGHRLVPSAPVRPRGDPGLLFVNAGMNQFKPILLGTAHPRSELAQYQRVVNSQKCVRAGGKHNDLDDVGRDVYHHTFFEMLGNWSFGDYFKEEACGMAWELLTQIYEIPKDHLYITYFGGDASLGLSPDEETRDIWLSLGVPPSHVLPFPLRENFWEMGETGPCGPCTEIHYDHVGGSRHAAGLVNQDSPDVVEIWNLVFMQYSRETDGSLRPLPQHHVDTGMGLERLVTVLQSKRSNYDTDLFTPILDAIHKGCGGPGYQGLVGAADVGSVNMAYRVVADHVRTLSVCIADGVYPGMSGAELVLRRILRRAVRFCFEVLHAPPGFLASLVPAVVEVLHLLELPQRCHGTANGRRGGIHATSKGWRGGCETGDTYPELRKNTNQIMNIINDNEAAFLSSLLRGRRIIDRTLQQMGPSKLFPVEVAWSLYGNLGFPLDLIGLMIEEKGIQLDWAALDQLAQEDAKRKARTHQAEQLEGSGVRLDVHSLAQLQRDGVPTTDDSPKYAYTLGQNGRYAFSPCQATILMLYKDQSLQKEVGAGQRCGVLLDRTSFYAEQGGQAHDRGYLVLLGQQDVLFPVESVQFSGGYVIHEVTAPETLQAGDQVLLFVDEAQRLACMVNHTATHLLSFALRRVLGDQTEQRGSHVTAEQLRFDFSTQAPVTTQQLQEVEGVIQEVVDQNEIVYMAEVPLALASGIQGLRTMDEVYPDPVRVVSVGVPIESALMPNSQAAMQTSVELCCGTHLLQTGAVQDLTITSERQLVKGISRIIAVTREQAKLAREVGQSLAKEVDSLSARVKQGSSSLPEVQSLSKEVGHLTEEVGNTVMPQWQRRELQAILKALQRAANTAIRKLEIRQAAEKAQGLLEKHSKQPVIIDTISSDSLSILMKVVNQLCDKSPGASVLLLSPQASGEVLCACQVSKVRRVPCPRFPQRTGPWLSVLTWEATQGALALLPRVLGTLRTFRGP comes from the exons TTCAAGCCCATTTTGCTGGGCACAGCACATCCCCGAAGTGAACTGGCACAGTACCAGCGTGTGGTGAACAGCCAGAAATGTGTTCGCGCTGGTGGGAAGCACAATGATTTGGATGATGTGGGCCGAGATGTTTACCACCACACCttctttgagatgctggggaacTGGTCCTTTGGGGATTACTTCAAA GAGGAGGCATGTGGCATGGCATGGGAGCTCCTAACACAGATCTATGAGATCCCAAAAGACCATCTCTACATCACCTATTTTGGAGGAGATGCCTCACTGGGTTTGAGCCCAGATGAGGAAACCAGGGACATATGGCTCAGCCTGGG GGTGCCTCCCAGTCACGTGCTTCCTTTCCCACTGAGGGAAAACTTCTGGGAGATGGGTGAGACGGGCCCTTGCGGCCCCTGCACCGAGATCCACTACGACCATGTGGGTGGCAGCAGGCACGCGGCAGGACTGGTGAACCAGGACAGCCCTGATGTGGTGGAGATCTGGAACCTGGTCTTCATGCAATACAGCAG AGAGACTGATGGGAGTCTGCGTCCATTGCCCCAGCACCACGTGGACACGGGGATGGGCCTAGAAAGGCTGGTGACGGTTCTGCAGAGCAAACGCTCCAACTACGACACAGACCTCTTCACCCCCATCCTGGATGCCATCCATAAG GGCTGCGGGGGGCCTGGGTACCAGGGCCTGGTGGGGGCGGCCGATGTCGGGTCCGTGAACATGGCCTACCGTGTGGTGGCGGATCACGTGCGCACCCTGTCCGTGTGCATTGCCGACGGCGTGTATCCCGGCATGTCCGGGGCCGA GCTGGTGCTGCGCCGCATCCTGCGCAGGGCTGTCCGGTTTTGCTTTGAAGTTCTCCACGCTCCGCCTGGGTTCCTGGCCAGCTTGGTTCCTGCCGTGGTGGAGGTTCTG CATTTGCTGGAGTTGCCACAGAGATGTCATGGAACAGCGAATGGGAGGAGAGGTGGAATCCATGCAACATCAAAGGGCTGGAGAGGTGGCTGTGAAACG GGAGATACCTATCCGGAGCTGAGGAAGAATACAAATCAG ATTATGAATATTATCAATGACAATGAGGCTGcatttctctcttccctcctgcgGGGGCGGCGTATCATTGACAGGACTCTGCAGCAGATGGGTCCCTCCAAGCTCTTCCCAG TGGAGGTGGCCTGGTCTCTGTATGGAAATTTGGGGTTCCCCCTAGATTTGATTGGCTTGATGATTGAAGAAAAGGGGATCCAATTGGACTGGGCAGCTTTGGACCAGCTAGCCCAGGAAGATGCTAAG CGGAAAGCTCGGACCCACCAGGCAGAACAACTGGAAGGCTCCGGCGTGCGATTGGATGTGCATTCGCTGGCTCAGCTGCAGAGGGACGGTGTGCCTACTACTGATGACTCACCAAAATACGCCTACACGCTCGGGCAGAACGGGAGATATG CATTTAGCCCGTGCCAGGCCACCATCTTGATGCTATACAAAGATCAGTCTCTTCAGAAGGAGGTTGGAGCAGGCCAGCGCTGCGGAGTCCTCCTGGACAGGACCAGCTTCTATGCAGAACAGGGAGGGCAGGCACATGATCGGGGCTACCTGGTGCTCCTGGGACAACAG GACGTACTCTTCCCGGTGGAGTCAGTTCAGTTCTCCGGTGGCTACGTGATCCATGAGGTCACAGCCCCCGAGACCCTGCAGGCTGGGGATCAAGTGCTACTCTTTGTGGATGAG GCTCAGCGGCTGGCCTGCATGGTGAACCACACCGCCACCCATCTGCTGAGCTTTGCGCTCCGCCGTGTCCTAGGAGACCAGACAGAACAGCGAGGGTCCCACGTGACTGCTGAGCAGCTGCGATTCGACTTCAGTACCCAG GCCCCAGTGACCACGCAGCAGCTGCAGGAAGTAGAAGGTGTGATCCAGGAAGTGGTTGACCAGAATGAAATTGTCTATATGGCGGAAGTCCCCCTGGCTCTGGCAAGTGGCATTCAGGGACTCCGGACCATGGATGAG GTGTATCCAGATCCGGTGAGGGTGGTATCCGTGGGGGTCCCCATAGAAAGTGCACTGATGCCCAACTCTCAGGCTGCGATGCAGACTTCTGTGGAGCTGTGCTGTGGGAC GCACTTACTGCAGACAGGAGCTGTGCAGGATCTGACCATCACCTCCGAGCGTCAGCTGGTTAAAGGGATCAGTCGCATCATCGCAGTGACCAGGGAGCAAGCCAAGCTG GCCCGGGAAGTAGGCCAGTCCTTGGCTAAAGAAGTGGACTCGCTCTCTGCACGGGTGAAACAGGGAAGCTCTTCCCTTCCTGAGGTGCAGAGCCTCTCCAAGGAGGTGGGCCACCTGACTGAA GAGGTGGGCAACACTGTGATGCCtcagtggcagagaagggaactGCAGGCCATTCTAAAAGCCCTGCAGAGagcagcaaacacagcaattcGAAAACTAGAAATCAGACAG GCTGCAGAGAAGGCACAAGGCCTGCTGGAGAAGCATTCCAAGCAGCCAGTCATCATCGATACCATCTCGTCCGACTCTCTCTCA ATCCTCATGAAGGTGGTGAACCAGCTTTGTGACAAGTCTCCTGGGGCTTCAGTGTTGCTGCTCAGCCCGCAGGCGTCCGGCGAGGTGCTCTGTGCCTGTCAGGTGTCCAAGGTACGCAG AGTGCCCTGCCCACGTTTTCCGCAGCGGACTGGGCCCTGGCTGTCTGTACTCACATGGGAGGCAACGCAGGGGGCTCTGGCATTGTTGCCAAGGGTACTGGGAACACTAAGGACCTTCAGGGGGCCCTGA
- the AARS2 gene encoding alanine--tRNA ligase, mitochondrial isoform X8, translated as MAAAGHMRGLLRVPPGWRCGSCRARSSAAACPPAGQVRQAFLRFFQEQHGHRLVPSAPVRPRGDPGLLFVNAGMNQFKPILLGTAHPRSELAQYQRVVNSQKCVRAGGKHNDLDDVGRDVYHHTFFEMLGNWSFGDYFKEEACGMAWELLTQIYEIPKDHLYITYFGGDASLGLSPDEETRDIWLSLGVPPSHVLPFPLRENFWEMGETGPCGPCTEIHYDHVGGSRHAAGLVNQDSPDVVEIWNLVFMQYSRETDGSLRPLPQHHVDTGMGLERLVTVLQSKRSNYDTDLFTPILDAIHKGCGGPGYQGLVGAADVGSVNMAYRVVADHVRTLSVCIADGVYPGMSGAELVLRRILRRAVRFCFEVLHAPPGFLASLVPAVVEVLHLLELPQRCHGTANGRRGGIHATSKGWRGGCETGDTYPELRKNTNQIMNIINDNEAAFLSSLLRGRRIIDRTLQQMGPSKLFPVEVAWSLYGNLGFPLDLIGLMIEEKGIQLDWAALDQLAQEDAKRKARTHQAEQLEGSGVRLDVHSLAQLQRDGVPTTDDSPKYAYTLGQNGRYAFSPCQATILMLYKDQSLQKEVGAGQRCGVLLDRTSFYAEQGGQAHDRGYLVLLGQQDVLFPVESVQFSGGYVIHEVTAPETLQAGDQVLLFVDEAQRLACMVNHTATHLLSFALRRVLGDQTEQRGSHVTAEQLRFDFSTQAPVTTQQLQEVEGVIQEVVDQNEIVYMAEVPLALASGIQGLRTMDEVYPDPVRVVSVGVPIESALMPNSQAAMQTSVELCCGTHLLQTGAVQDLTITSERQLVKGISRIIAVTREQAKLAREVGQSLAKEVDSLSARVKQGSSSLPEVQSLSKEVGHLTEEVGNTVMPQWQRRELQAILKALQRAANTAIRKLEIRQGWMSPPSSHIMGGLPLCHVSPPPGCREGTRPAGEAFQAASHHRYHLVRLSLNPHEGGEPAL; from the exons TTCAAGCCCATTTTGCTGGGCACAGCACATCCCCGAAGTGAACTGGCACAGTACCAGCGTGTGGTGAACAGCCAGAAATGTGTTCGCGCTGGTGGGAAGCACAATGATTTGGATGATGTGGGCCGAGATGTTTACCACCACACCttctttgagatgctggggaacTGGTCCTTTGGGGATTACTTCAAA GAGGAGGCATGTGGCATGGCATGGGAGCTCCTAACACAGATCTATGAGATCCCAAAAGACCATCTCTACATCACCTATTTTGGAGGAGATGCCTCACTGGGTTTGAGCCCAGATGAGGAAACCAGGGACATATGGCTCAGCCTGGG GGTGCCTCCCAGTCACGTGCTTCCTTTCCCACTGAGGGAAAACTTCTGGGAGATGGGTGAGACGGGCCCTTGCGGCCCCTGCACCGAGATCCACTACGACCATGTGGGTGGCAGCAGGCACGCGGCAGGACTGGTGAACCAGGACAGCCCTGATGTGGTGGAGATCTGGAACCTGGTCTTCATGCAATACAGCAG AGAGACTGATGGGAGTCTGCGTCCATTGCCCCAGCACCACGTGGACACGGGGATGGGCCTAGAAAGGCTGGTGACGGTTCTGCAGAGCAAACGCTCCAACTACGACACAGACCTCTTCACCCCCATCCTGGATGCCATCCATAAG GGCTGCGGGGGGCCTGGGTACCAGGGCCTGGTGGGGGCGGCCGATGTCGGGTCCGTGAACATGGCCTACCGTGTGGTGGCGGATCACGTGCGCACCCTGTCCGTGTGCATTGCCGACGGCGTGTATCCCGGCATGTCCGGGGCCGA GCTGGTGCTGCGCCGCATCCTGCGCAGGGCTGTCCGGTTTTGCTTTGAAGTTCTCCACGCTCCGCCTGGGTTCCTGGCCAGCTTGGTTCCTGCCGTGGTGGAGGTTCTG CATTTGCTGGAGTTGCCACAGAGATGTCATGGAACAGCGAATGGGAGGAGAGGTGGAATCCATGCAACATCAAAGGGCTGGAGAGGTGGCTGTGAAACG GGAGATACCTATCCGGAGCTGAGGAAGAATACAAATCAG ATTATGAATATTATCAATGACAATGAGGCTGcatttctctcttccctcctgcgGGGGCGGCGTATCATTGACAGGACTCTGCAGCAGATGGGTCCCTCCAAGCTCTTCCCAG TGGAGGTGGCCTGGTCTCTGTATGGAAATTTGGGGTTCCCCCTAGATTTGATTGGCTTGATGATTGAAGAAAAGGGGATCCAATTGGACTGGGCAGCTTTGGACCAGCTAGCCCAGGAAGATGCTAAG CGGAAAGCTCGGACCCACCAGGCAGAACAACTGGAAGGCTCCGGCGTGCGATTGGATGTGCATTCGCTGGCTCAGCTGCAGAGGGACGGTGTGCCTACTACTGATGACTCACCAAAATACGCCTACACGCTCGGGCAGAACGGGAGATATG CATTTAGCCCGTGCCAGGCCACCATCTTGATGCTATACAAAGATCAGTCTCTTCAGAAGGAGGTTGGAGCAGGCCAGCGCTGCGGAGTCCTCCTGGACAGGACCAGCTTCTATGCAGAACAGGGAGGGCAGGCACATGATCGGGGCTACCTGGTGCTCCTGGGACAACAG GACGTACTCTTCCCGGTGGAGTCAGTTCAGTTCTCCGGTGGCTACGTGATCCATGAGGTCACAGCCCCCGAGACCCTGCAGGCTGGGGATCAAGTGCTACTCTTTGTGGATGAG GCTCAGCGGCTGGCCTGCATGGTGAACCACACCGCCACCCATCTGCTGAGCTTTGCGCTCCGCCGTGTCCTAGGAGACCAGACAGAACAGCGAGGGTCCCACGTGACTGCTGAGCAGCTGCGATTCGACTTCAGTACCCAG GCCCCAGTGACCACGCAGCAGCTGCAGGAAGTAGAAGGTGTGATCCAGGAAGTGGTTGACCAGAATGAAATTGTCTATATGGCGGAAGTCCCCCTGGCTCTGGCAAGTGGCATTCAGGGACTCCGGACCATGGATGAG GTGTATCCAGATCCGGTGAGGGTGGTATCCGTGGGGGTCCCCATAGAAAGTGCACTGATGCCCAACTCTCAGGCTGCGATGCAGACTTCTGTGGAGCTGTGCTGTGGGAC GCACTTACTGCAGACAGGAGCTGTGCAGGATCTGACCATCACCTCCGAGCGTCAGCTGGTTAAAGGGATCAGTCGCATCATCGCAGTGACCAGGGAGCAAGCCAAGCTG GCCCGGGAAGTAGGCCAGTCCTTGGCTAAAGAAGTGGACTCGCTCTCTGCACGGGTGAAACAGGGAAGCTCTTCCCTTCCTGAGGTGCAGAGCCTCTCCAAGGAGGTGGGCCACCTGACTGAA GAGGTGGGCAACACTGTGATGCCtcagtggcagagaagggaactGCAGGCCATTCTAAAAGCCCTGCAGAGagcagcaaacacagcaattcGAAAACTAGAAATCAGACAG GGCTGGATGTCCCCTCCATCCTCCCACATCATGGGTGGTCTCCCACTGTGCCATGTGTCTCCTCCTCCAGGCTGCAGAGAAGGCACAAGGCCTGCTGGAGAAGCATTCCAAGCAGCCAGTCATCATCGATACCATCTCGTCCGACTCTCTCTCA ATCCTCATGAAGGTGGTGAACCAGCTTTGTGA